One Yimella lutea DNA window includes the following coding sequences:
- a CDS encoding amino acid permease has protein sequence MSDKTTAVNEQESKHGHTDDLHRGLKARHLNMIAIGGAIGTGLFLASGGTISEAGPGGALLAYALIGLMVFMLMQSLGEMSTFLPVADSFQAYGTRFVSPSFGFAQGWNYWFNWAITVAAELVAAALVMKYWLPDVPSWVWSAVFLAILFGLNAFHVKAFGESEFIFSAIKVITVIVFLGIGLLMILGVMGGDSPGFSNWTRGEAPFVGGIGGILAIFMIAGFSFQGTEMVAVASGEAENPEKTIPKAIRAVFWRILLFYIGAIAIIGFLIPYTDKRLLSASENEDITIAPFTLVFDQAGIAFAAAVMNAVILTAILSAGNSGLYVSSRMLFGLARDGKAPAIFGRLNKRGIPMPALLATTAIGGLCFITSLAGDGVAYTWLVNASGLAGFITWCGIAWSHYKFRRAYVAQGGDVNDLPFKALWFPLGPVLALGMCVLVIIGQNYEAWLTSTPDMKGLLSSYLGLPLFLALWWGHKLATKAPKVKPEDADLSRH, from the coding sequence TTGTCAGACAAGACCACGGCCGTCAACGAGCAGGAAAGCAAGCACGGTCACACCGACGACCTGCATCGCGGACTCAAGGCGCGTCACCTGAACATGATCGCCATCGGCGGTGCGATCGGCACCGGTCTGTTTCTCGCGTCCGGTGGCACGATCAGCGAAGCCGGCCCGGGTGGCGCGCTGCTGGCGTACGCCCTCATCGGACTCATGGTCTTCATGCTGATGCAGAGTCTGGGGGAGATGTCGACCTTCCTGCCGGTGGCCGACTCGTTCCAAGCGTACGGCACCCGCTTCGTCTCGCCGTCCTTCGGCTTCGCGCAGGGCTGGAACTACTGGTTCAACTGGGCGATCACCGTCGCGGCCGAACTCGTCGCCGCCGCACTGGTGATGAAGTACTGGCTGCCGGACGTGCCCTCGTGGGTGTGGTCGGCCGTCTTCTTGGCGATTCTGTTCGGACTCAACGCTTTTCACGTGAAGGCGTTCGGCGAGAGCGAGTTCATCTTCTCCGCGATCAAGGTCATCACTGTGATCGTGTTCCTCGGTATCGGCCTGCTGATGATCCTCGGTGTCATGGGTGGCGACTCGCCCGGATTCTCCAACTGGACGCGTGGTGAGGCGCCTTTCGTCGGCGGTATCGGCGGCATCCTCGCGATCTTCATGATCGCCGGCTTCTCGTTCCAGGGCACCGAGATGGTGGCTGTCGCCTCCGGTGAGGCGGAGAACCCCGAGAAGACGATCCCGAAGGCGATCCGCGCGGTGTTCTGGCGGATCCTGCTGTTCTACATCGGTGCGATCGCGATCATCGGCTTCCTCATTCCCTACACCGACAAGCGACTGCTGTCGGCGTCGGAGAACGAGGACATCACCATCGCCCCGTTCACGCTCGTCTTCGACCAGGCCGGCATCGCGTTCGCGGCCGCCGTGATGAACGCGGTAATCCTCACCGCGATCCTGTCCGCCGGTAACTCCGGTCTCTACGTCTCCAGCCGCATGCTGTTCGGCCTGGCGCGCGACGGCAAAGCACCGGCAATCTTCGGTCGGCTCAACAAGCGGGGCATCCCGATGCCGGCTCTGCTCGCGACCACGGCGATCGGTGGACTCTGTTTCATCACCAGTCTCGCCGGTGACGGCGTCGCCTACACCTGGCTGGTGAACGCGTCCGGACTCGCGGGCTTCATCACCTGGTGCGGAATCGCCTGGAGCCACTACAAGTTCCGCCGTGCGTACGTGGCCCAGGGTGGCGACGTGAACGACCTGCCGTTCAAGGCGCTGTGGTTCCCGCTCGGCCCGGTGCTCGCCCTCGGCATGTGTGTGCTCGTCATCATCGGTCAGAACTACGAGGCCTGGCTGACCTCGACGCCCGACATGAAGGGACTGCTGTCCTCCTACCTGGGCCTGCCGTTGTTCCTGGCTCTCTGGTGGGGGCACAAGCTGGCCACCAAGGCACCCAAGGTGAAGCCGGAAGATGCGGATCTCTCCCGCCACTGA
- a CDS encoding YajQ family cyclic di-GMP-binding protein — MADSSFDIVSKVDKQEVSNALTQAAKEISTRYDFKNVDAKLEWSGEKILIEANATERCLAVLDVFQTKLVKRGVSLKSIELSNDGEPKLFGKIYRLEGTLKEGLSQENAKKISKIIRDEGPKSVKARIEGDELKVSSKSRDDLQEVQRLLKASDLDVALQYTNYR; from the coding sequence ATGGCCGACTCATCGTTCGACATCGTCAGCAAGGTCGACAAGCAGGAGGTCAGCAACGCTCTGACCCAGGCCGCCAAGGAGATCTCGACGCGGTACGACTTCAAGAACGTCGACGCCAAACTCGAGTGGTCGGGCGAGAAGATCCTGATCGAGGCGAACGCGACCGAGCGCTGCCTGGCCGTGCTCGACGTGTTTCAGACCAAGCTGGTCAAGCGGGGCGTGTCACTGAAGTCGATCGAGCTCAGCAACGACGGCGAGCCGAAGCTGTTCGGCAAGATCTACCGACTCGAGGGCACTCTCAAGGAGGGCCTGTCGCAGGAGAACGCGAAGAAGATCAGCAAGATCATCCGTGACGAAGGCCCGAAGTCGGTCAAGGCACGCATCGAGGGCGACGAACTCAAGGTCAGCAGCAAGTCACGCGATGACCTGCAGGAAGTGCAGCGCCTGCTCAAGGCGTCCGACCTGGACGTCGCGCTGCAATACACGAACTACCGCTGA
- a CDS encoding TetR/AcrR family transcriptional regulator: MTVDTTTTRDRLLDAARISFARKGFHGTTTRDIASAAGLSPAGVYVHHRSKEAMLFEISRAGHERITDRVEAAAGADGDARTRLRAIVHELVLTHAIDHETARVVNYELEALTPEHREVIERLRGRIQHSLRRTVQDGVDAGVFSIDQVGMTANAISGMCVDVARWYEADARWTPERIADHFADIALRMVSSS, translated from the coding sequence ATGACTGTCGACACGACGACAACGCGTGACCGGTTACTCGATGCTGCTCGGATCTCTTTTGCCCGCAAGGGATTTCACGGGACGACAACGCGTGACATCGCGTCCGCCGCCGGCTTGTCGCCGGCCGGCGTCTACGTACACCACCGCAGCAAAGAGGCGATGCTGTTCGAGATCAGTCGGGCCGGGCACGAACGGATCACCGATCGTGTGGAGGCGGCAGCGGGTGCCGACGGCGACGCCCGGACGCGGCTGCGCGCGATCGTCCACGAACTCGTCCTCACCCACGCGATCGATCACGAGACGGCCCGCGTCGTGAACTACGAACTCGAAGCACTCACGCCCGAGCACCGCGAGGTCATCGAGCGTCTGCGCGGACGCATCCAGCACAGTCTGCGCCGCACCGTCCAGGACGGAGTCGACGCCGGTGTGTTCAGCATCGACCAGGTGGGTATGACCGCCAACGCGATCAGCGGGATGTGCGTGGACGTCGCGCGTTGGTACGAGGCGGACGCGCGGTGGACGCCGGAGCGCATCGCCGACCATTTCGCCGACATCGCACTGCGGATGGTCAGTTCGTCCTGA
- a CDS encoding acyl-CoA dehydrogenase family protein, whose protein sequence is MPRNVYTEDHEAFRASVREFVDRTLKPRAEEMLEQKVIPRDIWKEAGRQGLLGLDIPEEFGGAGADDYRFNAVAAEEIAAFNAAVSSCFGIHSDVCPPYLVDLGTQEQKQKWLPAMAAGDLICAIGMTEPSGGSDLAALKTTGVRDGNDWIINGSKTFITNGHQCDIAIVAVRTDPSRGSKGITLFMLEADMPGFTKGNKLDKVGQVESDTSELFFENVRVPDANRIGEEGMGFISMMQRLPQERVGAAVSNTAHAKQILLETIEYTKERKAFGQSIGSFQHNKFKIAELVTQIEVTEAYVDDCIAAHAEGKLTPIDAAKAKWFSAEVQNKVLDECVQLHGGYGFMNEYRVARAWRDARVTKIWAGSNEIMKELIGRDLGL, encoded by the coding sequence ATGCCCCGCAACGTCTACACCGAGGACCACGAGGCCTTCCGCGCCTCCGTCCGCGAATTCGTCGACCGCACCCTCAAGCCGCGTGCCGAGGAGATGCTCGAGCAGAAGGTGATTCCACGGGACATCTGGAAGGAAGCCGGCCGCCAGGGCCTGCTCGGCCTCGACATCCCCGAGGAGTTCGGCGGGGCCGGCGCGGACGACTACCGATTCAATGCGGTCGCCGCCGAGGAGATCGCCGCCTTCAATGCCGCCGTCTCCAGCTGCTTCGGCATCCACTCCGATGTCTGCCCGCCCTACCTGGTCGACCTGGGCACGCAGGAGCAGAAGCAGAAGTGGTTGCCGGCAATGGCTGCCGGCGACCTGATCTGCGCGATCGGCATGACCGAGCCCTCCGGCGGTTCCGACCTTGCCGCACTGAAGACCACCGGTGTTCGCGACGGCAACGACTGGATCATCAACGGCTCCAAGACCTTCATCACCAACGGCCACCAGTGCGACATCGCGATCGTCGCCGTCCGCACCGACCCGAGCAGGGGTTCGAAGGGCATCACGCTGTTCATGCTCGAGGCCGACATGCCCGGCTTCACCAAGGGCAACAAGCTGGACAAGGTCGGCCAGGTCGAGTCCGACACGTCCGAGCTGTTCTTCGAGAACGTCCGCGTGCCCGACGCCAACCGCATCGGCGAGGAGGGCATGGGCTTCATCTCGATGATGCAGCGCCTGCCGCAGGAACGCGTCGGAGCTGCCGTGTCGAACACCGCGCACGCCAAGCAGATTCTGCTGGAGACGATCGAGTACACCAAGGAGCGCAAGGCGTTCGGACAGTCGATCGGTTCCTTCCAGCACAACAAGTTCAAGATCGCCGAGCTGGTCACCCAGATCGAGGTGACCGAGGCGTACGTCGACGACTGCATCGCCGCCCATGCGGAGGGCAAGCTGACCCCGATCGACGCGGCGAAGGCCAAGTGGTTCTCCGCCGAGGTGCAGAACAAGGTGCTGGACGAGTGCGTCCAGTTGCACGGTGGATACGGCTTCATGAACGAGTACCGCGTGGCCCGCGCCTGGCGCGACGCCCGCGTGACGAAGATCTGGGCCGGCTCGAACGAGATCATGAAGGAGCTCATCGGGCGCGACCTCGGCCTCTGA
- the fabG gene encoding 3-oxoacyl-ACP reductase FabG: protein MTEARTAIVTGAARGIGAAVAERLASDGFKVAVVDLDEAACQNVVDKIKESGGEALAVGCDVSNEEAVNAAVERIASELGAPTGLINNAGVLRDNLLFKMSADDWDTVMNVHLRGSFLMTRATQKYMTEAKFGRVVNLSSTSALGNRGQANYAAAKAGLQGFTKTLAIELGKFGITANAIAPGFIVTDMTAATAERVGMDFDEFQKAAATQIPVARVGRPDDIAAAASFFCREDAGFVSGQVLYVAGGPKD from the coding sequence GTGACTGAAGCACGCACCGCGATCGTGACCGGAGCAGCCCGAGGAATCGGCGCAGCCGTGGCCGAGCGCCTGGCCTCGGACGGCTTCAAGGTCGCCGTGGTCGACCTCGACGAGGCCGCCTGCCAGAACGTCGTCGACAAGATCAAGGAATCGGGCGGCGAGGCCCTCGCCGTCGGTTGCGATGTCTCGAACGAGGAGGCCGTCAACGCCGCCGTCGAGCGCATCGCGTCCGAACTCGGTGCGCCGACCGGGCTGATCAACAACGCCGGCGTGCTGCGCGACAACCTGCTGTTCAAGATGAGCGCGGACGACTGGGACACCGTCATGAACGTGCACCTTCGCGGCAGCTTCCTGATGACCCGCGCGACCCAGAAGTACATGACCGAGGCGAAGTTCGGACGCGTGGTGAACCTCTCGTCGACCTCGGCACTGGGCAACCGCGGCCAGGCCAACTACGCCGCGGCCAAGGCCGGTCTTCAGGGCTTCACCAAGACGCTCGCGATCGAACTCGGCAAGTTCGGCATCACCGCCAACGCCATCGCCCCGGGATTCATCGTGACCGATATGACCGCGGCCACGGCCGAGCGCGTCGGCATGGACTTCGATGAGTTCCAGAAGGCCGCGGCCACCCAGATCCCGGTGGCGCGCGTGGGCCGTCCGGACGACATCGCTGCTGCGGCATCGTTCTTCTGCCGTGAGGACGCGGGCTTCGTCAGCGGCCAGGTACTGTACGTCGCCGGTGGACCGAAGGACTGA
- a CDS encoding MaoC family dehydratase, protein MRVFNGIEDLQAAVGEHLGYSEWHEVTQDAVNQFAEATGDHQWIHVDVEKAKSGPFGGTIVHGYMTLSLLPMLSWEVYTVEGVKMGVNYGSNKVRFPNPVPVGSKVRGGFEIVSVEPSSLGFTVTTKCVIEIEGQDKPACVAETLSVIVP, encoded by the coding sequence ATGCGTGTTTTCAACGGAATCGAAGACCTCCAGGCCGCTGTGGGCGAACACCTCGGCTACAGCGAGTGGCATGAAGTCACCCAAGACGCGGTCAACCAGTTCGCTGAGGCCACCGGTGACCACCAGTGGATCCACGTCGACGTCGAGAAGGCGAAGTCGGGACCGTTCGGTGGCACCATCGTCCACGGGTACATGACGCTGTCGCTGTTGCCGATGCTCTCGTGGGAGGTCTACACGGTCGAAGGCGTGAAGATGGGCGTCAACTACGGCTCGAACAAGGTGCGCTTCCCCAACCCCGTTCCGGTGGGTTCGAAGGTGCGCGGCGGCTTCGAGATCGTGTCGGTCGAACCGTCGTCCCTGGGCTTCACCGTGACGACCAAGTGCGTCATCGAGATCGAGGGCCAGGACAAGCCGGCCTGCGTCGCGGAGACGCTGTCGGTGATCGTTCCCTGA
- a CDS encoding serine hydrolase gives MTSRTEHTLLVVDTDGRELHRVGDVDAVRPIASVGKLLLLAHVAAELDAERLDGAELLAKESVLRVEDSGLWQHLDAAALSVLDCCRLVAVVSDNLATNVLLERAGLDRVREFATGLDVTPYELLDFIRDERGPDTAPTFALGSAASLVRFMGLVHHGVVSARVRDWMKLNVDLSLSAGVLALDPLAHIDDEPGLLNKTGSDDGVRVDLGSITSNGRTVHYCAMAHWQPGEPFTRRIAGEMRSLAQQTLLA, from the coding sequence ATGACGTCGAGGACCGAACACACGCTGCTCGTCGTCGACACGGACGGTCGCGAACTGCACCGCGTCGGTGACGTGGATGCGGTGCGTCCGATCGCGTCCGTCGGCAAGCTGCTGCTGCTCGCGCACGTCGCCGCCGAACTGGATGCCGAGCGGTTGGACGGGGCTGAACTGCTCGCCAAGGAATCCGTACTGCGAGTGGAGGACTCAGGCTTGTGGCAGCACCTCGATGCTGCCGCCCTGTCGGTACTGGACTGTTGCCGACTGGTCGCGGTGGTCAGCGACAACCTCGCCACGAACGTCCTGCTGGAGCGGGCGGGGCTCGACCGGGTGCGTGAGTTCGCCACCGGCCTCGACGTCACCCCGTACGAACTGCTCGACTTCATCCGTGACGAGCGTGGGCCGGACACGGCGCCGACCTTCGCCCTCGGCTCGGCTGCGTCGCTGGTCCGGTTCATGGGGTTGGTGCACCACGGTGTGGTGTCGGCGAGGGTGCGTGACTGGATGAAGCTGAACGTCGACCTCAGTCTTTCGGCCGGTGTGCTCGCGCTCGATCCGCTCGCCCACATCGACGACGAACCCGGTCTGCTGAACAAGACGGGTTCGGACGACGGAGTGCGGGTGGACCTCGGCTCGATCACCTCGAACGGACGCACCGTGCACTACTGCGCGATGGCTCACTGGCAGCCGGGGGAGCCGTTCACCCGGCGGATCGCCGGGGAGATGCGCTCGCTGGCGCAGCAGACGCTGCTCGCCTGA
- the pepN gene encoding aminopeptidase N: protein MAILLQTEAVERARLIAGISYTVDLDLTLGDTEFGSRTVVRFSCSEPGASTFIDLKAVSVESITLNGNDIHPSAISDGRLTLTQLQHANELSVTARMAYTRDGQGLHRAVDPADEKAYVYGMSFLDAAPQIFPCFDQPDLKAAYDLTVTAPQDWVVAGNSAAKQTSPGRWEFETSKPLATYFFTICAGPYETVRDEHRGIPLALHARASLGQDLRRHAPQMLDVTKQGLDYFEDLFGIDYPWGEYHQFFVPEFNAGAMENPGCVTFRDQYIFRGSVGRAEIMQRSNTILHEMAHMWFGDLVSMKWWDDLWLNESFAEYMAHRACSAATEFDDAWVDFGISRKNWGYAADRAPSTHPIAGNAADDTDSALTNFDGISYAKGCSALRQLALYVGDDAFVGGVRDYLRDHSYGNATLADFLDAISAHTDVDLDAWSKGWLETAGTDEIAVVVDGDPIGVVEAVRTTPEAHPADRPHMLDIAGFCGGKEVWRTPVFTLGATSGEETPLTGLERPKLLVPNASDLTWTIPVFDDNTLAAMPDELPKVEDPQVRQVVWAGLLNGMALSTVDPQTVLAVFEASFPTEENESLRHWTARLVRRRLGYFLPDAERQEATERIAVAATVALGAADAERVVTPGRLLAATSSDEGLLRRWVAAEDLPDAFAGDLDVRWTALTRLAQLGRADDAAIDEFAAQDRTMAGEQNALRAKAVRPTPEAKEWAWTQLESNAALSNYEALAIAETIFVAPSSELVRPHVERYFRVLPKLADRLGEFASQKIAAAAFPVGVTEQATSDAAQEALRSGRMTANVRRAIVDGTAELDEALASLQRFGR, encoded by the coding sequence CGGCTCACCCTCACCCAGCTGCAGCATGCCAACGAACTCTCGGTCACCGCTCGCATGGCCTATACCCGCGACGGTCAGGGTCTGCACCGTGCGGTCGACCCGGCGGACGAGAAGGCGTACGTGTACGGGATGTCGTTCCTGGACGCGGCACCGCAGATCTTTCCCTGCTTCGACCAACCCGACCTGAAGGCCGCCTACGACCTGACGGTCACCGCGCCGCAGGACTGGGTGGTCGCCGGTAACAGCGCCGCGAAGCAGACATCCCCTGGTCGCTGGGAGTTCGAGACGTCCAAGCCTTTGGCGACGTACTTCTTCACGATCTGCGCCGGACCCTACGAGACGGTGCGTGATGAGCACCGCGGCATTCCGCTCGCGTTGCACGCCCGAGCCTCGCTCGGGCAGGACCTGCGTCGTCATGCCCCGCAGATGCTGGATGTGACCAAGCAGGGGCTGGACTACTTCGAGGACCTCTTCGGCATCGACTACCCGTGGGGCGAGTACCACCAGTTCTTCGTGCCCGAGTTCAATGCCGGCGCGATGGAGAACCCCGGCTGCGTGACCTTCCGCGACCAGTACATCTTCCGCGGTTCTGTCGGTCGCGCCGAGATCATGCAACGCAGCAACACGATCCTGCACGAGATGGCACACATGTGGTTCGGCGACCTGGTGAGCATGAAGTGGTGGGACGATCTGTGGCTCAACGAGTCGTTCGCCGAGTACATGGCGCACCGAGCATGCTCCGCAGCAACGGAATTCGACGACGCCTGGGTCGATTTCGGGATCAGTCGCAAGAACTGGGGCTACGCCGCCGACCGTGCGCCGTCTACCCATCCCATCGCCGGCAACGCTGCCGACGACACCGACTCCGCGCTCACCAATTTCGACGGCATCTCCTACGCGAAGGGGTGCTCTGCATTGCGTCAGCTCGCGCTGTATGTCGGTGACGACGCATTCGTCGGGGGAGTGCGCGACTACCTGCGTGATCACTCCTACGGCAACGCGACGCTGGCCGACTTCCTGGACGCGATCAGCGCGCACACCGATGTCGATCTGGACGCGTGGTCCAAGGGTTGGCTCGAGACCGCCGGCACGGACGAGATCGCCGTCGTGGTCGACGGTGACCCGATCGGTGTGGTGGAGGCGGTGCGCACGACGCCCGAAGCGCACCCGGCGGACCGACCGCACATGCTCGACATCGCAGGTTTCTGCGGCGGTAAGGAGGTATGGCGCACACCGGTTTTCACCCTCGGTGCCACGTCAGGAGAGGAGACGCCGTTGACCGGGCTGGAGCGTCCGAAGCTGTTGGTGCCGAACGCCTCCGACCTCACCTGGACGATCCCGGTGTTCGACGACAACACCCTGGCCGCGATGCCGGACGAACTGCCGAAGGTCGAAGACCCGCAGGTGAGGCAGGTCGTCTGGGCCGGCCTGCTCAACGGCATGGCCCTGTCCACCGTCGACCCACAGACCGTGCTGGCGGTGTTCGAGGCGTCGTTCCCGACCGAGGAGAACGAGTCGTTGCGGCACTGGACGGCTCGTCTCGTGCGGCGCAGGCTCGGATACTTCCTGCCGGACGCAGAGAGGCAGGAGGCGACCGAGCGCATCGCGGTTGCAGCGACCGTCGCGCTGGGTGCGGCCGACGCGGAGCGCGTGGTCACTCCTGGTCGTCTGCTGGCAGCGACCTCGAGTGACGAGGGTCTGCTGCGCCGGTGGGTGGCTGCAGAGGACCTACCCGACGCATTCGCGGGCGACCTGGACGTGAGGTGGACCGCACTGACCCGTCTCGCCCAACTCGGCCGCGCGGACGATGCGGCGATCGACGAGTTCGCGGCGCAGGACCGCACGATGGCCGGTGAACAGAATGCGTTGCGGGCCAAGGCTGTTCGCCCGACTCCCGAGGCGAAGGAATGGGCATGGACCCAGTTGGAGTCCAACGCCGCATTGTCGAACTACGAGGCACTCGCGATCGCAGAGACCATCTTCGTCGCGCCGTCGTCAGAACTGGTTCGTCCTCACGTCGAGCGCTACTTCCGCGTGCTGCCGAAGTTGGCCGACCGCCTCGGCGAGTTCGCCTCGCAGAAGATCGCGGCTGCCGCTTTCCCGGTCGGGGTTACCGAGCAGGCGACGTCGGACGCCGCGCAGGAAGCGTTGCGATCCGGGCGCATGACTGCAAACGTCCGACGAGCCATCGTCGACGGCACCGCCGAACTCGACGAGGCACTCGCCTCGCTGCAGCGGTTCGGTCGATGA